A genome region from Panicum virgatum strain AP13 chromosome 4K, P.virgatum_v5, whole genome shotgun sequence includes the following:
- the LOC120703540 gene encoding ATP synthase protein MI25-like → MMRLSSTDMKDRNMLFAAIPSICASSPKKISIYNEEMIVARCFIGFLIFSRKSLGKTFKETLDGRIESIQEELQQFFNPNEVIPEESNEQQRLLRISLRICSTVVESLPTARCAPKCEKIVQALLCRNLNVKSATLLNATSSRRIRLQDDIVTGFHFSVSERFVSGSTFKASTVEKIREAFVPIDLIREGLIVLRKVRVGGDIMAE, encoded by the coding sequence ATGATGAGATTGAGTTCAACGGATATGAAGGATAGAAATATGCTATTTGCTGCTATTCCATCTATTTGTGCATCAAGTCCGAAGAAGATCTCAATCTATAATGAAGAAATGATAGTAGCTCGTTGTTTTATAGGCTTTCTCATATTCAGTCGGAAGAGTTTAGGTAAGACTTTCAAAGAAACTCTCGACGGGAGAATCGAGTCTATTCAGGAAGAATTGCAGCAATTCTTCAATCCTAACGAAGTCATTCCGGAGGAATCCAATGAACAACAACGATTACTTAGGATCAGCTTGCGAATTTGCAGCACCGTAGTAGAATCATTACCAACGGCACGCTGTGCGCCTAAGTGCGAAAAGATAGTGCAAGCTTTGTTATGCCGAAACCTAAATGTAAAGTCAGCAACACTTCTAAATGCCACTTCTTCCCGTCGCATCCGTCTTCAGGACGATATAGTCACAGGTTTTCACTTTTCAGTGAGTGAAAGATTTGTATCCGGGTCTACGTTCAAAGCTTCTACCGTAGAAAAAATTCGAGAGGCCTTCGTACCCATAGACCTAATTCGAGAAGGCTTGATAGTCCTAAGAAAGGTGAGGGTGGGGGGTGATATTATGGCTGAATAA